A window from Montipora capricornis isolate CH-2021 chromosome 7, ASM3666992v2, whole genome shotgun sequence encodes these proteins:
- the LOC138057203 gene encoding uncharacterized protein: MIETCDAKKQLSTAKPLVKGFNFFKSGHVLSIKCQKLNDHFYVKSQVLPSMKKSKAYSCFIVMDSLGQVVKAYDGCPAGIDGRCNHVAATLFALEQYFKFQAREADTVSCTSKPCQCARLKMYQFLTASLRNMCTGRLKLKRNPLPVSPHTHKQHRSAEHKFLNNTRLCNYLHMVKGTELKSGKKIGLSLLLPQKTEKETVTALLQDHDYITMDRSQVESDMSLFSFQISPIKVHPPSLDDIRTKANQIKQRLFLSQNEITELERKTKGQSETDEWNLHRKYRITASKCHRVATLKESTSPSKAVQEILQYKQQCQTSKMKEGLRREKQIVNEY; encoded by the coding sequence ATGATTGAAACGTGTGATGCCAAGAAACAACTTTCAACGGCGAAGCCCCTTGTGAAAGGCTTCAATTTCTTTAAGTCGGGGCATGTGTTGTCCATCAAATGTCAAAAACTGAATGACCACTTTTATGTTAAAAGTCAGGTACTTCCCTCCATGAAGAAGAGCAAGGCATACAGCTGTTTCATAGTTATGGATTCACTTGGCCAAGTAGTCAAAGCCTACGACGGATGTCCGGCAGGTATTGATGGACGTTGTAATCATGTGGCAGCAACTTTGTTTGCCCTGGAGCAATATTTTAAATTCCAGGCAAGAGAAGCAGACACAGTATCTTGTACATCAAAACCATGCCAATGCGCAAGATTGAAAATGTACCAATTTCTCACTGCAAGTTTACGAAACATGTGCACGGGAAGgctaaaattgaaaaggaaCCCCCTCCCAGTGAGCCCACACACTCACAAGCAGCATCGATCAGCTGAGCACAAGTTCTTAAACAACACAAGGCTTTGTAACTATCTTCATATGGTAAAGGGAACCGAACtgaaatctggaaaaaaaatagGTTTAAGTCTCCTGTTGCCacagaaaactgaaaaagaaacagtaACTGCTTTATTGCAGGACCATGACTACATCACCATGGATCGAAGTCAAGTTGAGTCTGACATGTCACTTTTCAGTTTTCAGATTTCTCCCATCAAGGTACATCCCCCAAGCCTGGATGACATTCGCACAAAAGCAAACCAAATAAAACAGAGGCTCTTTTTAAGTCAGAATGAGATTACAGAACTTGAAAGGAAAACTAAGGGACAATCTGAAACTGATGAGTGGAATTTGCACCGGAAGTACCGAATTACTGCTTCCAAGTGTCATCGTGTTGCTACTTTAAAGGAAAGCACATCTCCCAGTAAAGCAGTACAGGAAATTCTCCAATACAAACAGCAGTGTCAAACCTCTAAAATGAAAGAGGGTttgagaagagaaaaacaaattgtCAATGAGTACTGA
- the LOC138057206 gene encoding uncharacterized protein has product MMRLRLGLFEKDLGHRFGISQSTVSTIFHAWIHFIRKEFEGFVSFPRRSLLQEKMPKIFKDLYPKTVVIIDAVEFRMQSPSALDLNSACYSSYKGTTTMKGLVGISPLGVVSFMSELYTGSISDKELTMASGLYKLLSPGDDVMADKGFDIQDDLAKYGVTLNIPAFLKGSSQFTIQETQHNKKIASHRIHVERGIERIRNWHIFDRCLPILLAPVASEIFFVVGGLTNFQPPLID; this is encoded by the coding sequence ATGATGAGACTCCGTCTTGGACTGTTTGAGAAAGATCTTGGTCACAGATTTGGAATTTCACAGTCCACGGTGTCTACTATTTTCCATGCCTGGATACATTTTATACGCAAAGAGTTTGAAGGGTTTGTGTCTTTCCCAAGAAGAAGCTTGTTGCAGGAGAAAATGCCCAAAATTTTTAAAGACCTCTATCCCAAAACAGTTGTTATCATTGATGCTGTGGAGTTTCGTATGCAGTCCCCTTCAGCCCTTGACCTCAATTCGGCCTGTTACTCATCATACAAAGGAACAACGACCATGAAAGGACTGGTAGGAATTAGTCCTTTGGGAGTGGTGTCATTCATGAGTGAGTTGTATACTGGTAGCATTTCCGACAAAGAGCTCACAATGGCCAGTGGACTGTACAAATTGCTTTCCCCTGGAGATGATGTAATGGCCGATAAAGGGTTCGATATACAAGATGACCTGGCCAAATATGGAGTTACTTTAAACATTCCAGCATTTTTAAAAGGGAGCAGCCAGTTTACAATACAGGAGACACAACACAATAAGAAGATCGCCAGCCACAGAATTCATGTGGAAAGGGGAATTGAACGAATCAGGAATTGGCACATTTTTGACAGGTGCCTACCTATCCTTTTAGCTCCTGTTGCGAGTGAGATATTTTTTGTGGTTGGAGGCCTCACTAACTTTCAGCCTCCTTTGATAGATTAG